In Salinibaculum sp. SYNS191, the genomic window ATGCCGGGACCGCCGCGCGGCCCCTCGTTGCGGATGCAGATGACGTCGCCCGATTCGATGTGTCCCTCCTGGACGTACTCCATCGCACCCTCCTCCTGCTCGAAGACGCGGACCGGGCCCTCGTGCCGGAGGTGGTCCTCGCCGGTAATCTTGATGACCGCGCCGTCGGGCGCGAGGTTGCCGGTGAGGATGCGGATGGCACCGCGCTCGTGGATGGGGTCGTCGACCGGGTGGAGGTAGTCGACGTCGAGGTCCGCGATTGCCGGCGGGTCGATGGCTTCCAGTTCCTCGGCGATGGTGTTGCCGGTGACGGTGAGCGCGTCGCCGTGGAGCATGTCGGCGTCGTGCAGCGCCTTCAGGACGACCGGGACGCCCCCGACCTCGTGGAGGTCGTTCATCACGCGCTCGCCGCCGGGCTGGAGGTCGGCAATCTTCGGCGTCCGGGCGCTGATCTCGTTGAACTTCTCGATGTCGAGGTCGACGCCCGCCTCGGCCGCCATCGCGAGCAGGTGGAGGACGGCGTTTGTGGACCCGCCGATTGCCACCTGTAGAGCGATGGCGTTCTCGAACGACTCCTCGGTGAGGAAATCAGAGGGTTTGCGCTGTTCCTGGACCACCTCGACGGCGAGTTCGCCGGCGCGGCGGGCTTCCTCGTACCGGCGCTCGTTCTCGGCGGGCGCGGAGGCGCTGCCCAGCGGGGCGAAGCCGATGGTCTCGCTGATAGAGGCCATCGTGTTCGCGGTGAACATCCCGCCGCAGGACCCGGCACCGGGGCAGGCGTGTCGCTCCATCTCGTCGAGTTCCGCCTCGCTCATCTCGCCGTCTGCGACTGCGCCGACGCCCTCGAAGACGTTCTGGATGGTTATCTCGCGGCCGTCGTGCTCGCCGGGCATGATGG contains:
- the ilvD gene encoding dihydroxy-acid dehydratase, with product MSQQETPEREQSGKDPDLPSNEVTEGTERAPHRAMFRAMGYDDEDLASPMVGVANPAADITPCNVHLDDVAQSAYDGIDDADGMPIEFGTITISDAISMGTEGMKASLISREIIADSVELVAFGERMDGLVTIGGCDKNMPGMMMAAIRTDLPSVFLYGGSIMPGEHDGREITIQNVFEGVGAVADGEMSEAELDEMERHACPGAGSCGGMFTANTMASISETIGFAPLGSASAPAENERRYEEARRAGELAVEVVQEQRKPSDFLTEESFENAIALQVAIGGSTNAVLHLLAMAAEAGVDLDIEKFNEISARTPKIADLQPGGERVMNDLHEVGGVPVVLKALHDADMLHGDALTVTGNTIAEELEAIDPPAIADLDVDYLHPVDDPIHERGAIRILTGNLAPDGAVIKITGEDHLRHEGPVRVFEQEEGAMEYVQEGHIESGDVICIRNEGPRGGPGMREMLGVTSAVAGQGHADDVALFTDGRFSGATRGFSIGHVAPEAYVGGPIAALEDGDTVTIDIDELELSVDISDEEMQRRLDERDAPEPAYENGVLAKYVRDFGSAANGAVTNPGVQWD